The sequence AGTGATTGGCGAAGCGGTCAAACGACTTTCACCTGAACTGAGACGGGCACATTCTGAAATCCCATGGAGGGAGATGGCTGGAATGCGAGATAAATTGATACATCACTACTTCGGGGTCAATGATGAGGTCGTTTGGTCGGTGGCTACTCAACAAATCCCTGATTTGAAATTGAGGCTCTCAGAAATCTTGACAAGTATCGATGAGCCTGCAGGATGAACATCCTCTACCTCGCGGATAGCCGCAACATGGCGGAACTGCCCGACCAGAGCATCCATCTGGTGGTCACCTCTCCTCCCTACTGGCACATCAAGGACTACGGCTGCGAGGGGCAAATCGGCTACGGGCAGAGCCTGCACGAATACCTGATAGACCTCTCCCGCGTATGGCGCGAATGTTACCGCGTGCTGCAGCCCGGACGGCGACTGTGCGTCAACAT comes from Bacillota bacterium and encodes:
- a CDS encoding DUF86 domain-containing protein; protein product: MSTSRRDKDYLSDIVEAMGRICSYTHGLSYQQFMEDTRTQDAVMRNLGVIGEAVKRLSPELRRAHSEIPWREMAGMRDKLIHHYFGVNDEVVWSVATQQIPDLKLRLSEILTSIDEPAG